A stretch of DNA from Streptomyces xanthii:
ACGATGAGCCCGGTGTGCTCGGCGAGCGGGATGAATCGGTCGGGCCCGAGCACCCCGTGCTGCGGGTGCAGCCACCGCACCAGCGCCTCGGCGCCGCGCACGCTGCCGTCGCCGAGGTGCACGAGCGGCTGGTACTCGATGAAGAACTCGCCGCGGTCCAGCGCGGCCGGCAGCGCGGTGGTGAGCCCGTGCCGGGTGATGGCGCGCGCGTCGGCCTCCGGGTCGGCGAGCTCGAAGCGGTTGCCGCCCGCGGACTTGGCCCGGTACATGGTGATGTCGGCGCTGCGCAGCACCTCGGCGGGGCTGCGCTCGGCGGCCGGGCCCTCGACGATGCCGATGGAGCCGCGCACGGAGAGTTCGCGGCCGTCGATGCGGATCGGGGTGGCGAGGGCGTGCATGATGCGGCCCGCGAGATCGTCGACCTCGGTCTGGGTGTCGGGGCCCGTGGTGAGGGCGACGAACTCGTCGCCGCCGAGCCGGGCGACCATCTCGCCGGGCGCGGTGGCGCAGGCCTGGAGCCGGTCGGCGACCTCGACCAGGAGGCGGTCGCCGACGGCGTGGCCGAGGCTGTCGTTGACGGTCTTGAAGCCGTCGAGGTCCAGGTAGCACAGGCCGAAGCGGGCTCCCTCGCCCGCGCCGAGCACCTTCTCCAGGCGTTCGAAGAAGAGGGTGCGGTTGGGCAGGCCGGTGAGCGCGTCGTGGGTGGCCTCGTAGCGCAGGCGCAGATTGAGCAGCCGACGCTCGGTGGTGTCCTCCATCAGCGCGAGCTGGTACTGGGGGACGCCGTCGGCGTCGCGCAGCAGCGACACCGTCAGATTGGTCCACAGGGCGGTGCCGTCGGGCCGCTGGAAGGCCTTCTCGACGCGGTAGTGCTCGCGCTCGCCGCGCACCAGCTCGTGGTAGAGGTGCCACACCTGCGGGGCGTCCTCGGGGTGCGTCCACTCGGTGGTGTTGCGTCCGCGCAGCACGCTCTCGCTGCCGCCGAACATCCGCACCAGTGCGTCGTTGACCTCGAGGACGGTGCCGTCGAGGGAGGCGATGCCGATGCCGATGGCGGCGCCGTGGAACACCGCGCGGAACCGGGCCTCGCTCGCGTGCAACGCTTCGGCGACGGCGCTGCGGGCGTCGAGCGCGGCCCGCGAGATGGCCTCCTGCTCGACCCGGGTGCGCTCGCGCAGTGCGGCCGCGAAGCCGGCGGCCACCTCGTGCTGGATCCGGGAGCAGCGGGCGCGCAGGTCGTCCTCGCGGCCCGGGGTGTCGGCCTCCTCGCCGCAGTAGAGGACCAGGTAGGCCTCGACCACGTCCAGGGTGCGGCTGAGCGCGTCCGGGTCGGTGCAGTGGGCCTCGACGAGGCCCGCGCCGACGGCCCTGGCGCGCGCGGCGTCCAGGGTGTGTGCGGCGAGCGCCTCGCGCAGGATGTGCGCGAGCGGCGCGAGTTCGTCCTCGAACTCGGGCCGCGTCAGCGAGGTCGCCGTCACCGGGTAGATGGCCCGGCTCCAGATGGTGGCGAACCTGCGCAGTCTGTCCTCCGGTCCGCCCGGCTCTTCACTCACGCCTTGCGCCCCACTCCCACATAGCCCGCGAAGGTGTACGGGTCCTCGTCCTCCGGCGCTGTCTCGGGCCGCCACACCGGCATCGGCACGATGCCGGGCTCCACGACCTCGAACCCGTCGAAGAAGCGGCCGATCTCCGCGGGCGTGCGCATGATCAGCGGGTTGCGCACGGTGTCCCGGTAGACGCCGACGGTGCCGCCCGCCTGCTCCTGCGAGATGGGCATTCCCTGGTAGGAGGCGTGCGTGACGACGAGCATGCTGCCGGGGGCCAGTGCCTCGGCGAGCTCGGTGACCGCGCCGTACGGGTCGTCGGCGTCCTCGATGAAGTGGAGGACGGCGACGAGCAGGAGGGCGACGGGCCGGTCGAGGTCGAGCAGTCCGCGCACCTCGGCACTGGCGAGGATGTCGCGGGGCTTGCGCAGGTCGGCGGAGAGGACGGCGGTGTCCGCGTTGCCCTCCAGGACCGCGCGGCTGTGCGCGACGGCGACCGGGTCGTGGTCGACGTAGACCACGCGGGCGCCGGGGCTCGCCTTCTGCGCCACCTCGTGGACGTTGCCGAACGTGGGGATGCCGGAGCCGATGTCGAGGAACTGGGTGATGCCCTCGTCGACGGCGTGGCGCACGGCCCGCCGCATGAACGCCCGGTTCGCCTGCATGATCTTCGGCAGGCCCGGCATGAACTCCATGGCCTTGCGCGCGGCTTCCCGGTCCACCTCGAAGTTGTGCGAACCGCCCAGGTAGTAGTCGTATATCCGGGAGACGCTGGGCACCGAGATGTCGATGCCCTGCGGGGCCCAGGCAGGACGCTCCATCAATCTCTCCAAGGCGTAGGCGAGCCGGTGTTCGAGCTGAGGCTACTGATCAGGTGCCAAAGGAGCGAGTCAAAACGGAAATTGACCGTCCGTTCTCGGTCACTGCCTGCGGCACGTGCCAATTGCACAGAGCCCGAAATCACCCCGAAACCATCGCTTTCCCAACCCAAAAGGAACCGGCCCGTTCCCCGCACATGACCTTCACTGGCCATGGAGGAACGGACCGGCGTTTCGTCAAATCCCCGCCGACTCTACTGTGCCTCGCTCGCGGAGCGCACGGGCCCCGCCCCGAAGGTCACTTCGGGGCGCCGACGGGCTTTCCGTCCGGGCCCGCCGCGTACCAAGTGCCGCCCACCCCCTGGCCGTTGGTGTCGCCCGGCTTCTTGTCGCCGGAAAACGTGTAGACCGGCCAGCAGTTCAGGGTCTGCTGCTTCGTACCGTCGGGTCGGGTGAAGGTCATGTATCCCTTGAGCGGAATGCCCTTGGTGTCGTTCTTGGCGACCGGCGCGACGGCGGGCCACTTCTCGGCGCAGGCGCCCACGCAGTTCGACTTGATGGGCCAGGCGGAGTCCTTGAGGAAGCGGTAGACGGTCCTGCCCTCCCGGTCGACGACGATCTCTCCGAGCTTCGGGTCCTTGCGGGTGGAAAGGCCCTTGAGGTCCGCCGGGCGGGCGGCCGCCGCAGGGCTCGCCTTCTTGCCGTCGGGCGCCGCCGCATACCAGACGCCGCCCACGCCCTGCCCCTTCGCGTCGCCCGGCTTGGCGTCCTTCGCGTAGCGGTACATGGGCCAGCCGTCGAGGGTGAGCTGCTTGGTGCCGTCGGCGGCGGTGACCTCACCGAGCAGGGAGGGGTCGACGCCGGGCGCCGCCTTCGCGCCGTCGGCGGGCACGGCCGGCCAGGCCTTGAGGCACGCGTCGTCGCAGTTCGACTGCGGTGGCTGCGCGGTGTCCTTGTCGAAGCGGTACAGGGTGAACCCTGCGCTGTCGGTGACGACGCCGCCGAGCTTCTTGCTGTCCCAGACGGCGAGCTGTCCCGCGGACTCGGTCTTGGCGGCCGTGTCCCCCGACGAGCCGTAACCGTCGGAGCCGTAGCCGTCCGCGCCCGATCCGTAACCGCCCTGCGCGGGCGCCGCGTCGCCCACGTTCTGGCTCGTACCGGTCACGTCGCCCCGGTCCTGACCGCATGCCGTCGTCAGGGCCAGCAGGGCCGCGGCCGTCGCCACGAACGAGGCGCTGCGCCAGGAGGTCTTCATCGTCAACTCCCGCTGATCTTCTGGGTGTTGCCCGGAACCGGTCGGGTCCGCGCATGACCGTGGATACGGACGCGGACGCGGGGTGCGTTCAACACGGCGCGAGATTTCTGACTCCTACGGGCGACGGCACGCCCGGCAAACCTCGCGCGCCCCCGCGCCCCACGATCGGAGTAATCGCAACCCGCCCGGGCGTGTCCGCGCCGGACGCTGCCGAGGATCACCGTCGTGCATCGATCGAAGCGGGCCGGATCGGCCCTGGTCACCCGCGTCCTGGCGGTGGTCGTGACGGCCTGGCTGTGCGGCGCGCCCGCGAGCGCGGCGGCGCTCGTCCCGGCCGACGCCTGCGCGTGGGCCTCCGTGGACGGGGGCGCCGAGGGCGGCGCCGTCGCGGTCGCGGGCGACGGCGCGCAGTGCAGCCCGTCACCGACCCCGCCGCCACCGAAACCACCGCCGAAGCCCACCCCCAAGCCCCCGCCTCCCCCGCCGCCCCCTCCTCCGCCACCGCCGCCACCGCCACCACCTCCGCCGCCCCCTCCGACGACCCATGCTCCCGAGCCCGCTCCCCCACCGCCGCCGCCTCCGCCGCCGCCGAAGCCCGTACCCAAGCCGAAGCCGAAGCCGCCCCCGCCCCGGTCGGCGCCGCCGAAGCCGAGCCCGACGCCCGTCCACTACCCGGCCTACCGCCCGAAGGCGCACCGCGCGCCCCCGAGCGGCGGTCCGTCGCTCGTGACGCTCACCCTGCTCATCACCGCGCCCGCCGTGCTCGCGGTCGCCGCGCTCCGCCCCCGCTGACCTCTGTGGAGACAAGAGATGTCGGAATGGCTTGTACTCGCCCTCGCGATGATCGCGGTGTGCGCCGTGGTCCTCGTCGTCCAGGTGCTGCAACAGCGCCGGATCGGCGACGACGACGACCCGTCGGAGACCCCCGACGTCATCGAGTACATGACGATGATGATCGGCGTGGTGTACGCGATCGTCCTGGGTCTGGCCATCGCCGGGGTCTGGGAGGCGCGCAGCGCGGCCCAGGACCACGTGCGCAACGAGGCCCAGGCGCTGCACGAGGTCCACGAACGGGTCCGGGTGTACCCGGCGGACGTACGCACCCGGATCCGGGCGGATGTCGACACGTATGTCAGCCATGTCGTGACGACCGAGTGGCACGCGATGCGCACCAAGGGTGAGCTCACCGACCGGGGCACCGAACTGCTGGACCAGGTGCGGCACGACGTCACCGACTACAAGCCGCGCAACGACTTCGAGGCCCAGGCCTATCAGCCGCTGCTCGACCAGGTGACGGCGGCCGACGACGCCCGCAACGCCCGGGCGGACTCGACCGGGGCGACGATGCCGGGGGTCGTCTGGTTCGGCCTGATCGTCGGCGGGCTCGTCACGATCGGCATGATCTTCGTGCTGCAGATCCGGCGCACCCCGCGCGAGCTGATCCTCGCCGGGCTCTTCTCCGCCCTGTTCGCGTTCCTGCTGTTCCTCATCTGGGACTTCGACGCCCCCTACAGCCGGGGTGTCGCGGCAACGGCCGAACCGTTCCTGATGCTGTTCCCCGGCGCCGGGTGAGGCGGCTCCGGGCTGCGGCCCGGGGCCGTACGGAGCACTCTGGGGGCATGACCGCATGGCAGACCCCCATCGTCGTCCACCCGCCCGCGCCGGAGGGCGGCCGGCACGTCACCGTGCGCGGGCGTCCGGTGGGGCTGGCCCACAGCGACCGGGATCTGACGGAGCTGCTGCGCCGGGCCGGGCTCGGCGAGGCGGACACAACGCTGGACGACCCGCACCTCGTGGAGTGGCGCGGCGCGGGTCCGCACGTGTGGCACGCGGCGGGGACCGACGGGCCGTCAGTCCGCGCCGACCTCCCCTGACCGGCCCACACGCGTTGCCCCGTTCGTACGACACCGATCGCGCGCCGCACGGCGTGTCCCTAGCGTTTCGGGCATCGAGGTGCTTGTCCCCAGTAGTACGCGGAACCGGTCCGCGGCTGCCCCTCGTGGACCCGGAGGATCTCCCATGCGCGCGATACGTACCGCTTCGGCCGCCGCTCTCTGCCTGACCGCCCTGTCGCTGACGGCCCTGCCGGCCGCGGCGGGCGACTCCGACACGTTCCGGGTCGGCATCACGCCCACGACGGTCGCCGCCGGCGGGCAGATCACTCTCACCTCGCACGGCTGCGACCGCCGCACCGAGGTCACCGCCGGGATCTTCGACACAGTCTCGATCGGCAAGGGCGGCGGCTCGGCGAGCGCGACGGTCGACTGGGACGCCAAGCCGGGCGCCGTCTATCCCGTCACCTTCTCGTGCAAGCGCGGCCCGACGCGGACCCTGCACCTCACGGTCGCGGGCGGCAGACCCATTGAGCCCACCCCCGAGCCGATCCATCAGGGGCACGGCGTGCGGGCCGGGATCGGCGGCAGCCTCGGCGGTCTCGACATGAAGGAGATCGGCCTCGGCTCGGCCCTGATCCTGGGCTCGCTGGCCACCGCCTACCACCTCGCGCGGCGCCGCACGGGCGACGACGGCGCCTGACGCGGCGACGAAAGGCCGGTGCCCCGCGGACCGTGACGGTCCGCGGGGCACCGGCCTTTTCGCGGCCTCGCGCGGCAGGCCCCGTGAAGGGGGCCGGGGCCCGCCGCGCCGGGTCAGACGCGGTTCTCGGCGCGGCGGCGCATCCAGAAGACACCGCCGCCGACCAGCGCGACGGCCACGAGGCCGCCGCCGATCGCCATGTCGGTGCGGGTGGCGCCGGTCTCGGTGGAGCCGCCGAGACCACCGCGGACGCCGCCGTTGATGACGGTGAACGCGGCCGGCTTGGTCACGGTCGAGCCGCCGCAGGAGACGGTGATGTCGTGCGCGCCGGGCGTGGCGTTGTGCCGGATGCGCGCGGTGGCGGTCGCGGTGCTGCCCGTGGACCGGGTGAAGCTGGTGGTGTCGAACGCGTTCGACGAAGCGGTGCCGCCCTCCTGGCACTTGGTCGAGTCGACGGTGATGGTCAGCTCTCCACCGCGCGGGATGACGCTCGGCGTGGCCGTGATGTTGGACGGCGTCGGGTCGGACCAGGCGGACGCGGCGGGGGCGGCGAGACCGACGGCGGCGACGGCGACGGCGGACACCGCCAGAGCACGGGTGGTACGCATGGAAATCCTCCGCGGAAGACGTCCCCGGGGAACGGTCCCCGGGAATTTCGGCGAGAACGCCTCCCAGACGAACCCTCAGATGCCGTGCACGGCACCGCATTTCGGGAATCGGCCGTCCTGGTGAGGCGACACGCCGAGGGAATTCCGTACAAGCAGACAATCCCGCAGGTCACACACCGTCAGAAAAATCCTGTGCGGGAGAACTCGGATGGCGCACCGGGGCCGCCCCGGCCGGTGGGCCGCCACCCGTTCGCCCTCGCCCCGTCGCCCGTCGTGCGCGCTCGACTTAGCGTGCTGGTACGCGCAACGGACACGGTCTCGCCGCCGCGTCCAGAGGGGATGAGCGAATGTTCAAGCCAGCCTTCGCCGAAGAGGAGCGACCCAGGAAGCGAGCCCCGTGGGGCGTGATAGCGCTGGTGCTGCTCACCGGTCTGGCGCTGATCCGCAACGGTTCGGGAGAGTTCGACGTCGGTCCGCCGCAGCCCGCGCCGGCCGCCGCGGCGGACACCCGGATCCCCGCGGCGCTCAAGTCCGCGGGCGCCCCGCAGCCGCTGCCGTTCTCGATGGCGGACCGGGTGCGCATCCCGGCGATCCGGGTGGACGCTCCGGTCACCGCGGTCGGTCTGGACGCGGAGGGCTGGGTCGACGCGCCACCGCCGCAGGACCCGAACCTCGCGGGCCAGTTCACGGGCTCGGTCTCACCGGGTGAGCAGGGCACGGCCATCGTGGTCGGGCATGTCGACAACATGCAGGGCCCGGCCGTGTTCTACGGGCTCGGCTCCGTGAAGAAGGGCAACCACGTCGAGGTGCTGCGCCGGGACGGCAGGACGGCCGTCTTCGAGGTGTACGGGATCGAGGTGTTCGAGAAGGCGAACTTCCCGGGCGAGAAGGTCTACGGCCCGACGGGCACCCCCGAGCTGCGGGTGATCACCTGCGGCGGCGGCTTCTCGAAGCAGAACGGCTACGACGGAAACGTCGTGGTCTTCGCCCGCCTGGTGTCCGTGCGCTGAGCGCACGGACACCAGGTCGGCTCACAGGCCCCGGCGGCGCGGCACGGTCAGGCGGTAGCCGTCGTCGAGCAGCCGGGGCAGGTACCTGTGCAGGGCGGCGACGCTCTGCGCGCGGTCGCCGCCGGCGTCGTGGTTGAGGACCACGACGCCGGGCGCGGCGCCGCCCAGCACCCGGGAGACGATCGTGCGGGTGCCCGGCGTGGTCCAGTCGAGGCTGTCGACGGTCCAGGCGAGCGGCTCCATGCCGAGCTCGGCGCCGAGGCGGAACGCGGAGCGGTTCCAGGCGCCGTAGGGGGCGCGGAACCAGGCGGGGGCCTCCCCCGTCGCGTCCTGGACGACCTCGCAGGTGCGCTCGATCTCGGGGCGCATGCGCGCGCGGGTGAGCTTCGTCAGGAGCGGATGCGTCCAGGTGTGGTTGCCGATGACGTGGCCGTCGTCGGCCATCTCGCGCAGCAGGTCCTTGTTCTCCACGGCCATCTCGCCGCACACGAAGAACATGGCGCGCACCTCGTGGCGCCGCAGGGTGCGCAGGATCTCGGGGGTGAAGCGCGGGTCGGGGCCGTCGTCGAAGGTGAGCACCATGGCCCGCTCGTCCGGTCCGAAGTCCATGCTGAGCAAGGGCGCGCGCCGGACCGCGAGGCGCTGCGGGGCGGTGCGCTGGGGCCCGTACCCGCCGATCGGCCGCAGCCGGTAGGCGGAGGGTGCGAGGGGCCGGGCGGCGGGGGCGCCGGCGGCGGGGGCCGCGCTCGGGCTCGCGCCGGACGGGCCGCCCGCGCGGTCGGTCGCGGAGCAGCCGGTGAGGGCGGCCACGGCGACGGCGGTGAACCCGCGCAGGAAGGTGCGCCGGCCCGAGGCCGCATGCCGGGCCGGAGCCGCGGTGTCCTGATCTGTTTTCATGCTTAATGCCTCGCACGCGCCCCGCCGTGCGCCCCCCGCGACACCTGCGGGCGCGGGCGAAAGCACCCGTTCAGCCGGGGCCGTCCGACCGGTGCCCCCACCAGGGACTTTCGGCTAGCCTCTCGGCGTGAACGAACAGCAGCCCCCACAGTTCGAACGCGGCACGGACGGCCCGAAGGTGATCCTCGTCGGCATGGACGGATCGGACTCCTCGTTCCGCGCCGCCGCCTACGCCGGCGGCCTGGCCCGGCGGCAGAACGCCCTGCTCGCGGTCGTGTACGTGCAGCCCGTGATGGCGGCCGGGACCGCCCTCGGGGTGCCGGTCGCCGAGGTGACCGACGAGGTCGCGGAGGGGCTCATCGCCGAGATCCGCGCGGCCGCGGAGCGGGTGAAGGGCATATACGACGTGCGCTGGGAGTTCCACACCTTCCGCGGCGACCCGTACAACGGCCTGGTCACCGCCGCCGAGAAGCTGACGGCGGACGCGGTGGTCGTCGGGGCCTCGGAGCAGGCGGGACACCGGATCATCGGCTCGGTGGCGGTGCGCCTGGTGAAGGCGGGGCGCTGGCCGGTGACCGTGGTGCCGTAGAACCGGGGGCGCGGGCCGGGGCGTGCCTTCTTCCGAACACGCCCCCACAGGTGCATCATGAGCGGCCGTCAGCCGTCGCACCTGCGAAGAGGTGAACCCCATGGCCAAACTACGGATGGGACAGGGCGTACTGCGCCGCAAGCCCATCGAACAGATCGAGGACACGGAGTCCGGGGCGGGTGGCGAGTCGGCACAGCTGACCCGCACGCTCGGTCTGACGCAGCTCACCGCCATCGGCGTGGGCGGCATCATCGGCGCGGGCATCTTCACGCTCGCGGGCACGGTCGCGAACGAGAAGGCCGGCCCCGCCGTGCTGATCTCGTTCCTCATCGCGGGTGTGGCGAGCGCGGCGGCCGCCCTGTCGTACGCCGAGTTCGCCGGCCTGATCCCCAAGGCCGGCTCCGCCTACACGTACGGGTACGCGGTGCTCGGCGAGCTGGTGGGCTGGTTCATCGGCTGGGACCTGCTCCTGGAGTACACGGCGATCGTCGCGGTGGTGGCCATCGGCATCTCCGGCTATTTCAGCTTCCTGCTCGGAGAGATGGGCCTGGAGCTGCCGAAGTGGATGCTGGGCGCGCCCGGTACGGGTGACGGGCACAAGGTCGACCTGTTCGCGGCGCTGCTGTGTCTGCTGATCGCGTATCTGCTCACGCTCGGCATCAAGAACGCGGCCCGTTTCGAGACGGTCGTCGTGGTGCTGAAGGTCCTCGTGGTGATCGTGGTGATCGCGGTGGGCTTCTTCCACATCGACACCGGGAACTACACGCCGTTCTTCCCGTTCGGGGTGAGCGGGGCGTTCACGGGCGCCGCGACGGTGTTCTTCGCCGTGTTCGGCTACGACGCGATGTCGACGGCGGCCGAGGAGTCCAAGGACGCGCAGCGGCACATGCCGAAGGCGATCATCTACTCGCTGGCCATCTCGATGGTGCTGTACGTGCTGGCCTGCCTGGTGCTGACGGGCATGCAGAACTACAAGGACATCGACCCGGAGAGCGGCTTCTCGACGGCGTTCAAGTCGGTCGGTCTGAGCGGGCTCGCGGACGTGATCGCGGTCGGCGCGATCATCGGCATCCTCACCGTGATGTTCACGTTCATGCTGGGTGTGACGCGCGTGTGGTTCTCGATGTCGCGTGACGGGCTGCTGCCGAAGTGGTTCGCGAAGACGCATCCGACGCGGCACGTGCCGACGCGCGTGACGTGGATCGTCGGGTTCGCGTCGGCCGCCATCGCCGGGTTCCTGCCGATCGGCGAGGCGGCCGAGCTGACCAACATCGGCATCCTGCTGGCGTTCGTCGTGGTGTGCGTCGCGGTGATCGTGCTGCGCTACCGGCAGCCGGAGCTGCCGCGCACGTTCCGCACGCCGGGCATGCCGTTCGTGCCCGCGATCGGGGTCGTCTTCTCGATCTGGCTGATCACGTTCCTGGAATGGCAGACGTGGGTGCGGTTCGCCGTCTGGTTCGTGGTCGGGCTCGTCATCTACTTCGGATACTCGTACAAGAGGTCCGAGCTGAACCGCACCGAGTCCTAGTCACCTCACGCGTCACCGGCCTCGAGGGACTTCTGGAACTCCTGCTTCATCTTGTCGAGTCCCTTGGGGCCCCACTCCGACCAGAACGGCTTCCACTCGCTGATCTTGCGGCGTCCGGCGACGATGTCGTTGACCAGGTCGTTGGCCTCGGTCGACAGGCGCCCGTAGTGCTCGGTGTACGCGTCCGAGTAGTGGCCGACGGTGGCGTTCTGGACGGCCGTGCGCAGGAGCTCCTGCTCGACCCCGTACATGTCCTTGACGTCCTGGACGCCGTGGCTGCCGGGGAAGACGGACGGGGCGAGGACGAAGGGGGCCGTGGTGGCGGTGGCCAGGCCGCTCCACAGGCCCTCGACCTCCTGCTTGCCCTTCTTGGTGCGCTGCGGGAAGCCCTTGTCGTCGTAGGTGAAGTCGCTGCCCTCGGCGCCGAACTCCAGGAACTCGCGTTCCTTGGTTCCGTAGGGCGCGGCGAGGTAGTTCAGGATCTCCAGCATCATCCGGACGCGCTTCTCGCTGCCCTTCTTGATCGCCGTGTATCCGATGGTGCCGAACGCGTGGTAGTGCGCGTTGGCCTTGGCGCCGTCGGCGTCGAAGGGGATGAGGATCTCGGCGGCGAGGGCCGGGTCGTTGGTGCGGGTGTCCTTGCGGGCGCCGGTGGGGTTGGCGTAGACGCAGGCGCCGATGCGGCCCTGGGCGAGCTTGAGGTAGGCGTCGGCCATCTTGGGGTCTCCGGGGTAGAAGACTCCGGCCTTCTTGAGCTTGACGACGAAGTTGAGCGCTTCGAGGTACTGCTCGGACTCCATCCAGAAGGTGACCTTGCCGCTCTTGTCGCGGCCCCACTTGTTGGGTGCGCCGTAGCACTGGCTGAGGACGCTGACGGCGTTGCCGTAGATCGGTTCGAGGGCCCAGGTGTTGCCGCCGGTGACCTCCTTGCACTTGTCCATGAACTCCTCGGTGCTCTGCGCCGAGAAGCCGTCGGCCTTCGCCCAGATCTTGGGGTTGCCGCCGTAGACCTGGCCGAGGGCGGGGTAGGGGCTGGGGGCGCCCCAGATCTTGCCGTTGACGACGGCGGTCTTCCAGTGCGCCGGGGTCATGTTGGCGAGGTTCGGGTAGTCCTTGACCGCGTCGCCGGAGACGTACTCCGTGATGTCGGCCATCTTGGACTCCAGGAGCTGCGCGATGTGCTGCAGGCCCTGGTTGGGCGGGATCCACATGAGGTCGGGCAGATCGCCGCCGGCGACGATCGCGGGGAACTTCTCCTCGTAGCCGGGGTCGGTGCCGAGGATCGCGGACAGGTCGACGCCGAGCTTGGAGCTGACCTGCTTCCAGTGGGCGTTGGAGCCCTTGGGCAGCGGGGGCTGGACCCAGATCTCGGTGAGCATCGAGACCTTGGAGCCGTCGCCGGGGACCTTCGCGACGCTCTGCGCGAGTTCCTTCGGGTAGGAGAGGAAGCCGGCGGACAGGCCCTTCGCGTTGGGCGGCAGGTCGGGCTTGACGCCGGTGAAGGGGACGTAGGCGGGCAGTTTGACCTTGGCGGAGGCGGCCTCGCCCTTGCCGGCGGTGGAGCTTCCGCAGCCGGTGAGGAAGGAGGAGGCGGCGCCCGCCGCGACGGCGGTGCTCAGGCCGAGGAAACGGCGTCGGGACACACCGGTGCTCATGATCGACTCCACACGGGTTCGGGGACGGAGGTACGGGGGCAGGGGCCGGAGGGGCCCTGGATCGCGGGCCGGCTCAGCCCTTGATCGCGCCGGTGAGCACGCCCTTGCTGAAGTACTTCTGCAGGAAGGGGAAGAGCAGCAGGATCGGCAGCAGCGCGAGCATGACGACGGCCATGGAGATGGACTGCGGCGGCGCCATGTGGGTCACCCCCAGCTGGTCGGAGGTGATGGCCTTGCCCTGGACGACGTAACTGCGCAGCACCACCTGGATGGGCCACTTGCCGGAGTCGTCGAGGTAGAGCATCGCGTTGAAGAAGGCGTTCCAGTACGTGACGGCGTAGAAGAGGCCGACGACGGCGATGACGCCCTTGGACAGCGGCATGACGATGCGGGTGAGGACGCGCCAGTCGCCGGCGCCGTCGATGCGGGCGGCCTGGTAGAGCTCCTCGGGGATGTTCATGAAGAAGGCCCGCATGACGACGAGGTTGAAGGCGTTGATCAGGCCGGGCAGGATCAGCGACCAGTACGAGTCGCGCAGCCCCAGCTCCTTGACCAGGACGTACATGGGGATCATGCCGGGCGCGAAGAGCAGGGTGAACAGGACCATGAGCAGGACCGGCTTGCTGCCGGGGACGCCGCGCTTGGACAGGGCGTAGGCGAGGCCGACGGTCGTCAGGAGCGACAGCGTCGTGCCGACGACGGTGATGCCGATGCTGACGAGGACGGCCCGGGTGACGAGGCCGCCGGACAGGATCGTGGTGTACGCCTCGAAGGTGGGGTCCGTCGGGAAGAGGACGAAGCCGCCGGACGCGGTGATCTCCTCGCGGGAGGCGAGGCTCGTGGACAGGACCGTGAGGAACGGCAGGATCATCACGGCGCAGATGACGGTGAGGACGACGGCCTTGGCGCTCTTGCCGAGCGGGCTCGGCGGCTCCTCCCAGGCGGGGCGGGCGTCCTCCGGCCG
This window harbors:
- a CDS encoding amino acid permease, which translates into the protein MAKLRMGQGVLRRKPIEQIEDTESGAGGESAQLTRTLGLTQLTAIGVGGIIGAGIFTLAGTVANEKAGPAVLISFLIAGVASAAAALSYAEFAGLIPKAGSAYTYGYAVLGELVGWFIGWDLLLEYTAIVAVVAIGISGYFSFLLGEMGLELPKWMLGAPGTGDGHKVDLFAALLCLLIAYLLTLGIKNAARFETVVVVLKVLVVIVVIAVGFFHIDTGNYTPFFPFGVSGAFTGAATVFFAVFGYDAMSTAAEESKDAQRHMPKAIIYSLAISMVLYVLACLVLTGMQNYKDIDPESGFSTAFKSVGLSGLADVIAVGAIIGILTVMFTFMLGVTRVWFSMSRDGLLPKWFAKTHPTRHVPTRVTWIVGFASAAIAGFLPIGEAAELTNIGILLAFVVVCVAVIVLRYRQPELPRTFRTPGMPFVPAIGVVFSIWLITFLEWQTWVRFAVWFVVGLVIYFGYSYKRSELNRTES
- a CDS encoding type 2 periplasmic-binding domain-containing protein, which translates into the protein MSTGVSRRRFLGLSTAVAAGAASSFLTGCGSSTAGKGEAASAKVKLPAYVPFTGVKPDLPPNAKGLSAGFLSYPKELAQSVAKVPGDGSKVSMLTEIWVQPPLPKGSNAHWKQVSSKLGVDLSAILGTDPGYEEKFPAIVAGGDLPDLMWIPPNQGLQHIAQLLESKMADITEYVSGDAVKDYPNLANMTPAHWKTAVVNGKIWGAPSPYPALGQVYGGNPKIWAKADGFSAQSTEEFMDKCKEVTGGNTWALEPIYGNAVSVLSQCYGAPNKWGRDKSGKVTFWMESEQYLEALNFVVKLKKAGVFYPGDPKMADAYLKLAQGRIGACVYANPTGARKDTRTNDPALAAEILIPFDADGAKANAHYHAFGTIGYTAIKKGSEKRVRMMLEILNYLAAPYGTKEREFLEFGAEGSDFTYDDKGFPQRTKKGKQEVEGLWSGLATATTAPFVLAPSVFPGSHGVQDVKDMYGVEQELLRTAVQNATVGHYSDAYTEHYGRLSTEANDLVNDIVAGRRKISEWKPFWSEWGPKGLDKMKQEFQKSLEAGDA
- a CDS encoding carbohydrate ABC transporter permease is translated as MTFSLPLLKPRPEDARPAWEEPPSPLGKSAKAVVLTVICAVMILPFLTVLSTSLASREEITASGGFVLFPTDPTFEAYTTILSGGLVTRAVLVSIGITVVGTTLSLLTTVGLAYALSKRGVPGSKPVLLMVLFTLLFAPGMIPMYVLVKELGLRDSYWSLILPGLINAFNLVVMRAFFMNIPEELYQAARIDGAGDWRVLTRIVMPLSKGVIAVVGLFYAVTYWNAFFNAMLYLDDSGKWPIQVVLRSYVVQGKAITSDQLGVTHMAPPQSISMAVVMLALLPILLLFPFLQKYFSKGVLTGAIKG